A window of the Lactuca sativa cultivar Salinas chromosome 7, Lsat_Salinas_v11, whole genome shotgun sequence genome harbors these coding sequences:
- the LOC111913656 gene encoding serine/threonine-protein kinase SRK2A, translating to MDKYELVKDIGSGNFGVARLMRNKVTKELVAMKYIERGHKIDENVAREIINHRSLRHPNIIRFREVVLTPTHLAIVMEYAAGGELFDRICNAGRFSEDEARYFFQQLISGVHYCHFMQICHRDLKLENTLLDGSPAPRLKICDFGYSKSSLLHSRPKSTVGTPAYIAPEVLSRREYDGKLADVWSCGVTLYVMLVGAYPFEDQEDPKNFRKTIQRIMAVQYKIPDYVHISQDCRHLLSRIFVAGASRRISLKEIKSHPWFLKNLPRELTEAAQAVYYRKENPTFSPQSVEEIMKIVEEARSPPAASRSIGGFGWGQDEEDDDDKETGEKEAEDDEDEYDKRVKEAHQSGEVCLS from the exons ATGGACAAGTACGAGCTTGTGAAGGATATAGGATCTGGGAATTTTGGCGTTGCAAGGTTGATGAGGAACAAGGTCACCAAAGAGCTTGTTGCTATGAAATATATAGAAAGAGGGCATAAG ATTGATGAAAATGTTGCACGAGAGATCATAAATCACAGATCTCTTCGACACCCAAATATAATTCGGTTTAGAGAG GTGGTGTTGACACCCACCCATCTTGCTATTGTAATGGAGTATGCTGCAGGAGGGGAGCTTTTTGATAGGATTTGCAATGCTGGAAGATTCAGCGAAGATGAG GCTAGATACTTCTTCCAGCAGCTTATATCAGGAGTTCACTACTGTCATTTCATG CAAATATGCCATAGAGACTTGAAGCTTGAGAACACTCTTTTAGATGGAAGCCCTGCACCCCGCTTGAAAATTTGTGATTTTGGCTACTCAAAG TCATCCCTGCTTCACTCAAGACCTAAATCCACAGTTGGAACTCCTGCTTACATTGCCCCTGAGGTTCTATCCCGTAGAGAATATGATGGAAag TTGGCTGATGTTTGGTCTTGTGGAGTGACACTTTATGTGATGCTTGTGGGAGCATACCcttttgaagatcaagaagaCCCTAAAAACTTTAGGAAGACTATTCAA cgAATAATGGCTGTGCAATATAAGATCCCAGACTATGTTCACATATCTCAAGACTGTAGGCACCTTCTTTCTCGGATATTTGTTGCTGGTGCTTCTAGG AGAATTAGCCTAAAAGAAATCAAAAGCCACCCATGGTTTCTGAAGAATCTGCCAAGGGAATTAACTGAAGCAGCTCAAGCTGTTTATTACAGAAAGGAAAACCCGACATTTTCACCACAAAGTGTAGAGGAAATCATGAAAATTGTGGAAGAAGCAAGATCTCCTCCTGCAGCTTCGCGTTCCATTGGAGGGTTTGGATGGGGtcaagatgaagaagatgatgatgataaagaaacAGGGGAAAAGGAagctgaagatgatgaagatgagtATGATAAAAGGGTGAAAGAAGCTCATCAAAGTGGTGAAGTTTGTCTTTCTTAA